In the genome of Raphanus sativus cultivar WK10039 chromosome 4, ASM80110v3, whole genome shotgun sequence, one region contains:
- the LOC108831094 gene encoding amino acid transporter AVT1C-like isoform X3, translated as MRWISTYKKDSLNHMNIIVLPRSRCTFLKHRRDINHCISSVWPSTWSSHGLLSHVPLSRGSLWKKEKPAMVSHEIPMPRNSSYGRTVLNGYAMLYVELEYFHLFEAAKGGSLGHHCLYMVCFLSTLE; from the exons AT GCGGTGGATCTCCACCTATAAAAAGGACAGTCTTAATCACATGAACATTATTGTACTTCCACGGTCGAG GTGTACCTTTCTCAAGCACAGAAGAGACATTAACCATTGCATTTCCTCAGTATGGCCGAGTACTTGGAG CTCTCATGGCTTGCTCTCTCATGTTCCTTTGAGTAGAGGTTCATTGTGGAAGAAAGAGAAACCAGCCATGGTATCTCATGAGATTCCAATGCCTCGCAATAGCTCATACGGGCGAACTGTTCTAAATG GATATGCAATGTTATATGTGGAGTTGGAATACTTTCATTTGTTTGAAGCTGCTAAAGGGGGGTCGCTGGGCCACCACTGTTTATATATGGTTTGCTTTCTTTCTACACTGGAATAA
- the LOC108831094 gene encoding amino acid transporter AVT1C-like isoform X4, whose translation MRWISTYKKDSLNHMNIIVLPRSRCTFLKHRRDINHCISSVWPSTWRGSLWKKEKPAMVSHEIPMPRNSSYGRTVLNGYAMLYVELEYFHLFEAAKGGSLGHHCLYMVCFLSTLE comes from the exons AT GCGGTGGATCTCCACCTATAAAAAGGACAGTCTTAATCACATGAACATTATTGTACTTCCACGGTCGAG GTGTACCTTTCTCAAGCACAGAAGAGACATTAACCATTGCATTTCCTCAGTATGGCCGAGTACTTGGAG AGGTTCATTGTGGAAGAAAGAGAAACCAGCCATGGTATCTCATGAGATTCCAATGCCTCGCAATAGCTCATACGGGCGAACTGTTCTAAATG GATATGCAATGTTATATGTGGAGTTGGAATACTTTCATTTGTTTGAAGCTGCTAAAGGGGGGTCGCTGGGCCACCACTGTTTATATATGGTTTGCTTTCTTTCTACACTGGAATAA
- the LOC108831094 gene encoding amino acid transporter AVT1C-like isoform X2: MYVTGCIESTPLTTLTLSTHDQSFNASYLSSRRWISTYKKDSLNHMNIIVLPRSRCTFLKHRRDINHCISSVWPSTWRGSLWKKEKPAMVSHEIPMPRNSSYGRTVLNGYAMLYVELEYFHLFEAAKGGSLGHHCLYMVCFLSTLE; encoded by the exons ATGTACGTTACGGGATGCATTGAATCAACGCCATTAACAACCTTAACTCTTTCAACCCATGATCAATCATTCAATGCTTCTTATCTCTCTTCTAGGCGGTGGATCTCCACCTATAAAAAGGACAGTCTTAATCACATGAACATTATTGTACTTCCACGGTCGAG GTGTACCTTTCTCAAGCACAGAAGAGACATTAACCATTGCATTTCCTCAGTATGGCCGAGTACTTGGAG AGGTTCATTGTGGAAGAAAGAGAAACCAGCCATGGTATCTCATGAGATTCCAATGCCTCGCAATAGCTCATACGGGCGAACTGTTCTAAATG GATATGCAATGTTATATGTGGAGTTGGAATACTTTCATTTGTTTGAAGCTGCTAAAGGGGGGTCGCTGGGCCACCACTGTTTATATATGGTTTGCTTTCTTTCTACACTGGAATAA
- the LOC108848549 gene encoding homeobox protein BEL1 homolog codes for MASDQFHGHNHHQQHQRQMINQIHGFDERSNNPTDHQQHHYNQQIFGSNSNMGMMIDFSRHHQTGITSGMDHHHYHHQTSGGTVQNQLFEDSSSSMRLCNVNNNFSSEVNDERAPQRPSQGLSLSLSSSNPTSISLQSFDLRPQQQGYSGKSTHHQNLPHSQMMMLMNSHHQNNNSNHHQFQIGSSKYLIAAQELLSEFCSLGVKESDDEVMMKHKRKQKGKQQEDWDTSNNNKDQHDQSATTSSKKHVPPLHSLEFMELQKRKAKLLAMLEELKRRYGHYREQMRLAAQAFEVAVGVGAAEMYTALASRAMSRHFRCLKDGLVGQIQATSQALGERDEDNRGVSIAARGETPRLRLLDQALRQQKSYRQMSLVEAHPWRPQRGLPERAVTALRAWLFEHFLHPYPSDVDKHILARQSGLSRSQVSNWFINARVRLWKPMIEEMYCEETRGAEEQQMEITNPMFMDTKPDPNQIMRVEPESLSSVVTKTGHKDNSNLGTASFGSTFDFSSYSNQAVTYTGEGGARDVSLTLGLQNGAVSLALSPVTAQGGPLYYGRDHMEGSVQYTASMLDDDQAQNLPYMNLMGAQSLHDMV; via the exons ATGGCAAGCGATCAGTTCCATGGTCATAACCATCACCAACAACATCAGCGTCAAATGATTAATCAGATCCATGGGTTTGATGAGAGAAGCAATAATCCAACCGATCATCAGCAACATCATTATAATCAGCAGATCTTTGGCTCAAACTCCAACATGGGAATGATGATAGACTTTTCTAGGCATCATCAGACAGGGATCACAAGTGGAAtggatcatcatcattatcatcacCAGACAAGTGGTGGTACTGTTCAGAATCAGCTTTTTGAAGACTCTTCTTCCTCCATGAGACTATGCAATGTTAATAATAATTTCTCAAGTGAAGTAAATGATGAGAGAGCACCACAAAGACCAAGCCAAggtctttctctttctctctcctcctcaAATCCTACAAGCATAAGTCTCCAATCCTTCGACCTCAGACCCCAACAACAAGGGTATTCTGGTAAATCAACGCATCATCAGAATCTCCCACACAGCcagatgatgatgttgatgaatAGTCACCACCAAAACAACAACAGCAATCATCATCAGTTTCAGATTGGGAGTTCCAAGTATTTGATTGCAGCTCAAGAGCTACTTAGTGAGTTTTGCAGTCTTGGAGTAAAGGAAAGTGATGATGAAGTGATGATGAAGCATAAGAGGAAGCAGAAAGGCAAACAACAAGAAGATTGGGATACAAGTAACAACAACAAGGATCAACACGACCAATCTGCAACAACTTCTTCAAAGAAACATGTTCCACCACTTCACTCTCTTGAGTTCATGGAGCTTCAAAAAAGAAAAGCCAAATTGCTCGCCATGCTTGAAGAG CTTAAAAGAAGATATGGACATTACCGAGAGCAAATGAGACTGGCAGCACAAGCGTTTGAGGTGGCGGTTGGGGTAGGAGCGGCGGAGATGTATACGGCGTTAGCGTCGAGGGCAATGTCTAGGCATTTCCGATGTTTAAAAGACGGACTTGTGGGACAGATTCAAGCAACGAGTCAAGCTTTAGGAGAAAGAGATGAGGATAATCGTGGGGTCTCAATTGCGGCACGAGGGGAAACCCCACGGCTGAGATTGCTTGATCAAGCTCTAAGGCAACAGAAATCGTATCGACAAATGAGTCTCGTGGAAGCTCATCCTTGGCGTCCACAACGTGGTTTGCCTGAACGCGCGGTCACGGCGTTAAGAGCTTGGCTCTTTGAGCACTTTCTTCACCC ataTCCAAGTGATGTTGATAAGCATATATTGGCCCGACAGTCTGGTTTATCAAGAAGTCAG GTATCGAATTGGTTCATTAATGCAAGAGTTAGGCTATGGAAACCAATGATTGAAGAGATGTATTGCGAGGAAACAAGAGGAGCAGAAGAACAACAAATGGAGATTACAAACCCTATGTTCATGGATACTAAACCGGATCCAAACCAGATAATGCGGGTCGAACCGGAATCTTTATCTTCCGTAGTTACAAAAACCGGCCACAAAGACAACTCCAACCTAGGAACGGCTTCATTTGGGTCAACGTTTGACTTTTCATCATACAGTAACCAAGCTGTCACATACACTGGCGAAGGAGGGGCACGTGACGTGTCGTTGACGCTTGGGTTACAAAACGGGGCTGTGAGTTTAGCGTTATCTCCGGTGACGGCTCAAGGGGGGCCACTTTACTACGGCAGAGACCACATGGAAGGATCGGTTCAATACACTGCCTCGATGTTGGATGACGATCAAGCTCAGAATCTGCCTTACATGAATTTGATGGGTGCTCAATCACTTCATGATATGGTTTGA
- the LOC108831093 gene encoding uncharacterized protein LOC108831093: MKLNNQKDSSERLTLDRILPGSSSPTRPGSKLMVLLLLVSATYVVYTLKLISSSRACHVEPFSAAVVRRLNDIVNSSQPFILLQSNQTAVIESHNSSPPPPPPPPPETDLRHVVFGIAASARLWKQRKEYIKLWYKPNQMRGYVWLEKPVKKLDQEEENETNNNNLPPVKISADTSKFPYKNKQGHRSAIRISRIVTETLRLGLEDARWFVMGDDDTVFVAENLIRVLRKYDHSQMYYIGSLSESHLQNIYFSYGMAYGGGGFAVSYPLAVALSKMQDRCIKRYPALYGSDDRMQACMAELGVPLTKELGFHQYDVYGNLFGLLAAHPVAPLVTLHHLDVVEPIFPNMTRVDALKRLQVPAMLDSAGLMQQSICYDKRRKWTVSVSWGYAVQIFRGIFSAREMEMPSRTFLNWYRRADYTAYAFNTRPVSRHPCQKPFVFYMATTGVHPMTNMTVSRYESHRVAQPECRWKMANPGDLRTVIVYKKPDPRLWDRSPRRNCCRVKSKKNNTLEISVAVCKEGEVVEVM; the protein is encoded by the exons ATGAAGTTGAATAACCAGAAAGATTCATCAGAGAGGCTAACGTTGGATCGGATCCTACCCGGTTCCAGTTCACCGACCCGACCCGGATCCAAACTCATGGTCTTGCTCCTCCTCGTCTCAGCAACTTACGTCGTCTACACACTAAAGCTCATCTCCAGCTCACGTGCCTGTCACGTGGAGCCTTTCTCCGCCGCAGTCGTTCGCCGCTTGAACGACATTGTGAACTCATCTCAGCCGTTCATCCTCCTCCAGTCTAACCAAACAGCCGTAATCGAATCTCACAACTCCTCACCACccccacctcctcctcctcccccgGAAACCGACCTCCGCCACGTGGTTTTCGGAATCGCGGCGTCGGCGAGGCTATGGAAACAGAGGAAAGAGTACATCAAGCTCTGGTACAAACCGAATCAAATGCGCGGTTACGTCTGGTTAGAGAAACCGGTTAAGAAACTcgaccaagaagaagaaaacgaaaccaacaacaacaacctccCGCCTGTTAAAATCTCCGCCGACACTTCCAAGTTCCCTTACAAAAACAAACAGGGACACAGATCGGCGATTCGAATCTCGCGGATCGTGACGGAGACGCTCAGGCTAGGACTCGAGGACGCGAGGTGGTTCGTGATGGGAGACGACGACACGGTCTTCGTCGCCGAGAATCTCATCAGAGTTCTGAGGAAGTACGATCACAGTCAGATGTATTACATCGGGAGCTTATCGGAGAGCCATCTTCAGAACATCTACTTCTCGTACGGGATGGCTTACGGCGGCGGGGGATTCGCCGTGAGTTATCCGTTGGCGGTGGCGCTGAGCAAAATGCAGGATCGCTGCATAAAGAGGTATCCGGCGTTGTACGGTTCGGATGATCGGATGCAAGCGTGCATGGCTGAACTCGGTGTTCCACTCACTAAAGAACTCGGTTTTCACCAG TACGATGTGTATGGCAATCTATTCGGTCTACTAGCGGCGCACCCGGTGGCTCCATTGGTAACACTTCACCATCTTGACGTGGTAGAACCAATATTTCCAAACATGACTCGTGTAGATGCCTTGAAGCGTCTACAAGTGCCAGCTATGCTAGACTCTGCCGGTCTTATGCAACAGTCCATATGCTACGACAAACGTCGGAAGTGGACCGTTTCAGTCTCTTGGGGATACGCGGTTCAGATCTTTCGCGGAATCTTTTCCGCTCGAGAGATGGAAATGCCTTCAAGAACCTTCTTAAATTG GTATCGGCGGGCGGATTACACGGCGTACGCTTTTAATACACGACCGGTGAGTCGTCATCCATGCCAGAAACCGTTTGTGTTCTATATGGCAACGACGGGAGTTCATCCCATGACAAATATGACGGTGAGCCGTTACGAAAGTCACCGTGTGGCTCAACCCGAGTGTCGATGGAAGATGGCTAATCCCGGTGATCTTAGAACCGTCATTGTTTACAAGAAACCGGACCCTCGCCTTTGGGACAGA TCTCCGAGAAGAAATTGTTGCAGGGTGAAATCAAAGAAGAATAATACTTTAGAGATCAGTGTTGCAGTTTGCAAGGAAGGTGAAGTGGTTGAAGTTATGTAa
- the LOC108831094 gene encoding uncharacterized protein LOC108831094 isoform X1 produces the protein MYVTGCIESTPLTTLTLSTHDQSFNASYLSSRRWISTYKKDSLNHMNIIVLPRSRCTFLKHRRDINHCISSVWPSTWSSHGLLSHVPLSRGSLWKKEKPAMVSHEIPMPRNSSYGRTVLNGYAMLYVELEYFHLFEAAKGGSLGHHCLYMVCFLSTLE, from the exons ATGTACGTTACGGGATGCATTGAATCAACGCCATTAACAACCTTAACTCTTTCAACCCATGATCAATCATTCAATGCTTCTTATCTCTCTTCTAGGCGGTGGATCTCCACCTATAAAAAGGACAGTCTTAATCACATGAACATTATTGTACTTCCACGGTCGAG GTGTACCTTTCTCAAGCACAGAAGAGACATTAACCATTGCATTTCCTCAGTATGGCCGAGTACTTGGAG CTCTCATGGCTTGCTCTCTCATGTTCCTTTGAGTAGAGGTTCATTGTGGAAGAAAGAGAAACCAGCCATGGTATCTCATGAGATTCCAATGCCTCGCAATAGCTCATACGGGCGAACTGTTCTAAATG GATATGCAATGTTATATGTGGAGTTGGAATACTTTCATTTGTTTGAAGCTGCTAAAGGGGGGTCGCTGGGCCACCACTGTTTATATATGGTTTGCTTTCTTTCTACACTGGAATAA